The Nocardioides humi genome includes a region encoding these proteins:
- a CDS encoding ABC transporter substrate-binding protein, with protein sequence MTAADVPSPDTILAGGQGYEGYRFMGNSLYDSLTKWDLQQGDETPGIIPGLAESWDIDETRTKWTFHLREGVTFHDGTPFDADAVVYNFDRYMNPEAPQYDQTVSGRAGLTAAGVKSYRKVDDSTFEITTNGVWSHLLEDIVFLYIASPTAIQTYGKDYADHPAGTGPFAFESLTRGQQAVLVANEDYWGGAPKVDKLVLKAMPDVSARLAALRAGEVNWVEAPNPDDIAGLESDGYQVLTNSYDHIWPWILNVRTGPLSDAKVRRALNLAIDRESMATDLLKDTADPALQVAPKASAAYREDNDTFSYDPAEAKRLLAEAGYPDGFSMSVSYPTSGSGNMQPGPMNQLLQSDLAKVGVKVELKPIEWAAMLTEFETGKIPDDADAVNISLTFIQEAFWGMGFATGGYTNVGGYSNPEVDKLLGEAQVELDHDKRYDIYAQIAAVVDQDAPWLDVVNDRNPRALSPDVKGFIQPKSWFVDLTTVSVG encoded by the coding sequence ATGACCGCGGCCGACGTACCGAGTCCCGACACGATCCTGGCCGGCGGCCAGGGCTACGAGGGCTACCGGTTCATGGGCAACTCGCTCTACGACTCCCTCACCAAGTGGGACCTCCAGCAGGGCGACGAGACGCCGGGGATCATCCCGGGGCTCGCCGAGTCCTGGGACATCGACGAGACCAGGACGAAGTGGACCTTCCACCTGCGCGAGGGCGTCACCTTCCACGACGGCACCCCGTTCGACGCCGACGCGGTCGTCTACAACTTCGACCGGTACATGAACCCCGAGGCGCCGCAGTACGACCAGACCGTCTCGGGCCGGGCCGGGCTGACCGCCGCCGGCGTCAAGTCCTACCGCAAGGTCGACGACAGCACGTTCGAGATCACCACCAACGGCGTGTGGTCGCACCTGCTGGAGGACATCGTGTTCCTCTACATCGCCAGCCCGACCGCGATCCAGACCTACGGCAAGGATTACGCCGACCACCCGGCCGGCACCGGCCCGTTCGCGTTCGAGTCCCTCACCCGCGGCCAGCAGGCCGTCCTCGTCGCCAACGAGGACTACTGGGGCGGCGCGCCGAAGGTCGACAAGCTGGTCCTCAAGGCCATGCCCGACGTCTCCGCCCGCCTGGCCGCGCTCCGCGCCGGCGAGGTGAACTGGGTCGAGGCGCCCAACCCCGACGACATCGCCGGCCTGGAGAGCGACGGCTACCAGGTCCTCACCAACTCCTACGACCACATCTGGCCGTGGATCCTCAACGTCCGGACCGGACCGCTCAGCGACGCCAAGGTGCGCCGCGCGCTGAACCTCGCGATCGACCGCGAGTCGATGGCCACGGACCTGCTCAAGGACACCGCGGACCCGGCCCTGCAGGTCGCCCCGAAGGCGAGCGCGGCGTACCGCGAGGACAACGACACCTTCTCCTACGACCCCGCCGAGGCCAAGCGGCTGCTCGCCGAGGCCGGCTACCCCGACGGCTTCTCGATGTCGGTCTCGTACCCGACGTCCGGCTCCGGCAACATGCAGCCCGGCCCGATGAACCAGCTGCTGCAGAGCGACCTGGCGAAGGTCGGCGTCAAGGTCGAGCTCAAGCCGATCGAGTGGGCCGCGATGCTCACCGAGTTCGAAACCGGGAAGATCCCGGACGACGCCGACGCGGTCAACATCTCGCTGACCTTCATCCAGGAGGCCTTCTGGGGCATGGGCTTCGCGACCGGTGGCTACACCAACGTCGGCGGCTACAGCAACCCCGAGGTCGACAAGCTCCTCGGCGAGGCCCAGGTCGAGCTCGACCACGACAAGCGCTACGACATCTACGCGCAGATCGCCGCCGTCGTCGACCAGGACGCGCCCTGGCTGGACGTCGTCAACGACCGCAACCCGCGCGCCCTGAGCCCCGACGTGAAGGGCTTCATCCAGCCCAAGTCGTGGTTCGTGGACCTCACCACCGTCAGCGTCGGCTGA